Below is a window of Rariglobus hedericola DNA.
CGTTGAGGTTTTTGACTGGACCTGAACCGCATGTATTCGCCCCCTTTTTTTCCACTTTATGAAGAATAGTCTCCGTTCCGTCGCGATGCTCGCGACCGCCCTAGGTGGCGTGATTTTGCTATCCGCCTGCGGCCAGAAAAAACCCGCCGCCGCCCCCCGTGCGATCAGCGTGGAGATCACCGAGGCGACCACGCGCGACGTGCCCATCTGGTTAAACGGAATTGGTAATGTGCAGGCCAACAACACCGTGACCGTCCGCCCTCGCGTGAGCGGCGAGCTCGAATCGATCCAGTTTACCGAAGGCCAGGAGATCAAGGTCGGCGACATCCTCGCCCAAATCGACTCCCGTCCTTACAAAGCCGCCCTCGCCCAAGCCCTCGCCCAGTTGGCCCAAAGCGAAGCGCAAAACGCCAACGATCTTCGCGAATACGAGCGCATCAAGGGTCTCGTCGCCACCAACACCGAGAGCCGCCAGCTCCTCGATCAGCGCGAAGCCACCCGTGCGCAGTCCGCCGCGCTCGTGCAGGCCGCGCAAGCCGCCGTGGACAACGCCAAGCTCAACCTCGATTTCACCACCGTCCGCGCTCCCATCGGCGGCCACACCGGCGTCCGTCTCCTCGACGCCGGCAACCTCGTCACCGCCAGCCAGAACAACGGCCTCGTCGTCATCACACAAACGAAGCCCATCTCGGTGCTCTTCACCCTGCCCCAACAATACTTCCTCGATATCCGCCGCGGCATCACCGCCGCCGGTGCGAACAACGCCCTGCCCGTCGAAGCCCTCGATGACGCCGGCCGCACCCTCGCCAGCGGCAAACTGGAACTCATCGACAACCAGATCGATACCAGCACCGGCACCCTCCGCTTGAAGGCGGTTTTCCCCAACGACGACCAAACCCTCTGGCCCGGCCAGTTCGTCAACGCCCGCGTCCTCGTGCAAACTCTGCCGCAAGCCCTCAACATCCCGACCGAAGCCGTGCAACCGGGTCTCGATGGTCCCTTCGCCTACGTCGTCAAAGCCGATTCCACCGTGGAACCGCGCAACCTGAAACTCGGCCCGTCCGTTAATGGTATCACCGTGGTCCAGTCCGGCCTCGCCGCAGGTGACCGCGTCGTGCGCGAAGGTCAGAATAAACTCGAACCCGGTTCCCGAGTTGAACTCGCCAAACCCACCCCCGCGCCCGCCTCCGCCGCGTCCGGTTCAGCCAACACCCCTGCCGCCGCGAAATGAGCCTCTCGACTCCGTTCATCCGTCGGCCGATCGCCACCACGCTGCTCACGATCGGTCTCTTCATCATCGGCCTCATCGCGTTCCCGCTCCTCCCGGTCGCACCGCTCCCGCAGGTCGAGTTCCCGACGATCCAGATTTCCGCCAATCTCCCCGGAGCCAGCCCCGAGACGATGGCTTCGTCCGTCGCCACGCCCCTTGAGAACCAGTTGGCCCAGATCGCCGGCATCACCCAGATGTCGTCCACCAGCACGCTCGGCTCCACGTCGATCACGCTCCAGTTCGACCTCGATATCGCGATCAACTCCGCCGCGCAGGAGGTCCAGTCAGCCATCAACGCCGCCGGCGGACAACTTCCCGAGGATCTCCCCTCACCCCCGACCTACCGCAAGGTCAACCCCGCCGACGCCCCCATCATGATCCTGAGCGTGCGTTCCGACGTGCTCCCGCTCACCGAGGTCAGCGACTACGCCAACAACGTCGTCGCCCAACAGCTTTCCCAACTCCCCGGCATTTCCCAGGTCACCGTCGCCGGCCAGCTGAAGCCCGCCGTCCGCGTCCAGGTTGACCCCGCCCGCCTCGCCTCCCTCGGCCTCAGCATGGAAGACGTGCGCGGCGTCATCGCCAGCGCCACCATCAATTCCCCCAAGGGCAACCTCGACGGCGACCGTCAGAGTCTCGCCATCTACGCCAACGACCAGCTCGTCACCGCCGCGCCTTACAACGACCTCGTCATCGCCTATCGCAACGGCGCTCCCATCCGCGTCCGCGACATCGGCCGCGCCATCGACGGCCCCGAGAACGTCCGCTCCGCCGCCTGGCTCCAGGGCAAACGCGGCGTCGGTCTCATCATTTTCAAGCAGAGTAACGCCAACGTCATCGAGACCGTCGAACGCATCCGCGCACTCATTCCCGCACTCCAGGACTCCGTCCCGCCCGCCCTGAAGGTCGAGGTCCTCATCGACCGCACCGGCACCATTCGAGCCTCCGTCGCCGAGGTTGAGCTGCACCTCGTGCTTACGATGATTCTGGTCACCGTGGTCGTGTTCGCATTCCTCCGCGATCTGCGCGCCACCCTCATCTCCAGCGTCGTCGTGCCCATCTCGATCGTTTCGACGTTCGCCGTGATGTATGCGCTCGGCTACAGCCTGAACAATCTCTCGCTGATGGCCCTCACCATCACGGTCGGCTTCGTCATCGACGACGCCATCGTGATGCTCGAAAACATCTACCGCCACATCGAGGATGGCATGAAGCCCATGGACGCCGCGCTGAAGGGCGCCAAGGAGATCGGCTTCACGATTCTCTCCATCACGCTCTCGCTCGTCGCTGTATTCATTCCGGTATTACTGATGGGCGGCATCATCGGCCGCCTCTTCCGCGAATTCGCCGTCACCGTCACCATCGCCGTGCTCATCTCGGCCTTCGTGTCGCTCACGTTCATCCCGATGCTCAGCTCGCTTTACTTGCGACCGCATCATCCGCCCAAGGGCAACACCCTCCGCGCCCGTCTCGACCGCTTCCTCGAGGGCACGCTCACCGGCATGGAATCAATCTACGCCCGCGGCGTGCGTTTTGTGCTCGCCCACCAACGCACCACCCTCGTTTCGCTTCTCCTCACGTTTGCCCTCACCGCCGCCGTCTTCATCAAGATGCCCAAGGGCTTTTTCCCCGAGCAGGACACCGGCTTCATCACGTCCACCATCGAGGCCGCCCCCGACATTTCCTTCACCGCCATGAACGGTCGCATGGAACAGGTTGTCGCCATCATCCAGGCCGATCCCTCCGTCGAGGCGTTCCAAGCTTTCCTCGGACGCGGCGGCGGCAGCGCCAACACCGGCCGCGCTTTCATCAACCTCAAGCCCCGCGGACAACGCGATCCCGTCAACACCGTGATGACGCGCCTCCGCCAAAAGATTAACGCCATCCCCGGCATCGCCTTCTTCCCGCAGTCGCGCCAAGACCTGCGCATCGGCGGACTTTCCTCGAAGACTCAGTATCAATACACGTTGCGCGACGTCAGCTCCGACATCCTCAACGACTGGGCTCCACGCATCCAAGCCCGCCTCGCCGAGCTCCCGCAGTTACGCGACGTCACCTCCGACCAGGAATCCAACGCGCCCGCGCTCACCGTCGAGATCGACCGCCAGGCCGCCTCTCGTTTCGGCATCCCCGCCTCCGCCATCAACCAAGCACTCTACAACGCATTCGGCCAACGCCAGATCACTCAGTTCTACACGCAGGTCAGCCAATACAAGGTCATCATCGAGGTTCCGCCCGAGCAGCAGGCCGACACCTCGACCTTCTCGCGGTTGTTCCTCACCTCGCCGCTCACCGGCGGACAAGTCCCGCTCTCCTCCCTCGTGAAAGTGGACCCGCGCGCCACCAAGCCGCTCTCGATAAATCACCTCGGCCAATATCCTTCGGTCACGATCTCCTTCAACCTCGCGCCCAACGTGGCCCTCGGCGAGGCCGTCACCGCCATCGAACGCGCCAGCAACGACCTCGGCTCGCCCGCCACGCTCACCGGCAGTTTCCAAGGTTCGGCGCAGGCCTTCCAGGATTCGCTCAAATCGCAACCGCTCCTGATCCTCGCCGCCATCGTCGCGATCTACATCATCCTCGGCATGCTCTACGAGAGCTACATCCACCCGCTCACGATCCTCTCGACGCTTCCCTCCGCCGGACTCGGTGCCTTGCTCACCTTGTGGGCCTTTGGCCACGACCTCGGCGTCATCGCCATCATCGGCATTCTTCTGCTCATCGGCATCGTGAAAAAGAACGCCATCATGATGATCGACTTCGCCATCGAAGCCGAACGCGAACGCAAGATGTCGCCGCACGACGCGATCTACGAAGCGTGCTTGAAACGTTTCCGTCCGATCATGATGACCACGCTCGCCGCGATGATCGGCGGCATCCCCTTGGCCCTCGGCCACGGCGACGGCTCCGAACTCCGCCAACCGCTCGGCTACGCGATCGTCGGCGGCCTCATCCTCAGTCAGATGCTCACCCTGTTCACCACACCCGTGGTCTATCTCGCCTTCGACCGCCTCGCCCACCGCCGCCGCAAACCCGCCGCAGGCTGAGTTGAGACAGGATTAACAGGATAGGATCAGGATATCGAACCTCCGAACCATCCTGTTTTTATCCCCGATCCCATCCTGTCCAAAACTCCGACTCGGTGTCTGTAGTTTAAACCTCCGAGTCTGCCTCGGAGAGTTGATTTCCCCTCACTCGTCCCCACGTTCTTCCCCATGGAAATGGAAATCGTGGTGCCCGACGAAGTGCCGATGATGACGCTGCCCAACCTCGCGTTTTTCCCGCAAGCGTTGCTCCCGTTGCACATCTTCGAACCGCGTTACCGAGAGATGCTCGGAGACGTTCTCGCCGCCAACCGTCTCTTCGCCGTCGGCGGACTCAACCCGCGCAAGCCCGACGACTTCGAGTCGCCCCACCGCATCGCAACCATGGGCATTGTCCGCGCCTGTCAGGAAAACAAAGACGGCACGTCCAATCTCCTCCTCCAAGGCCTGGTCCGCGTGCGCATCGAAAATATCATCCGCGAAGAACCCTACCGCACCGTGAGCATCCGTGCGCTCAGCAGTGAAGCCGGTGCCGACGAAGAGGAAAACCTGAAGCTCCGCGCCCGCCTCTCCCGCCTGCTCTCCACGCGTCAGCGCCTCAGCGGAGAAGCCTCCAGCGAGCTCAGCCGTTTTCTAAAATCCGTTCACGACCCCGAGATCTTCGTCGATCTGGCGGCGTTCAGTTTCTGCGAAAACCCGCGTCTCAAGCAAAAGCTCCTGGAAACCCTCAACGTCCACCAACGCCTCGCGCTCTTCACCGAAGACGTCCGCGCCGACATTGAATCGATCAAGCTCCGCCAGAAACTCCAAGGCGGCCTGTCCAACGACCACATCGCTGATAATTGAAGATGCCGTCGCGGACAGCGACTTCCTATCTTTAACTTTGCCAAAACGTTATTGAGTTTTGCAAAGAGCCGGCATTGCCTTTTGTCATGCAAACGGTTTTTCGGCCAGTCAGCATAAGGCACTTATTTTCATATTATGACAAAGCGTGCCGGCAATGTAACAAGTAACGGCCCGACCCCTTTGGATTAACCCAACGAATTGAGAAAACCTCAGTTTAAAACCCCAAAATTATGATTGAATGGTTAAACGACAACGCCGGCGCTGTAATGGCACTTTTGACTTTGGTTTACGTTGCGGCAACTATCGCATTAGTTGTGCTCGCAAATCGTCAGATCGCTTCGGCATTGACCATGGAACGCTCGCGCCTACGTGCGAACCTGACTTGGACTGTAACAATCGAACAGTTCTCCCTTTTTATTAAACTCGCAAATACAGGCCAGACTCCCGCAACAAATATAAAAATTAGTTTAGATCAGAACCTCAAATCGGTTTTCGGGGGAAAAGGAGAATTTCCTGCCACTAAACGCGAGGTCCCAATTCATTTTATAGAAAAAGGAATTCAATCATTACCTGCATCGGGATCCGTCGATGCATTAGTTGGTTTTTGGGAGCGAGTAGAAGAGGCCTACCCAGAGCTAATTTGGACCGGCAGCATGTCTTTTACTGATGTTTGGGGTAAGCAACACACGAATCCCATTATATTAGATGCAACCCCATACAGGGACCGCATTACGATTACTAAAAATGGAATGCATGAAATACATACTGTTCTTGAAAAAATCGAACGAACACTGAACCATATATCCACTGGATACAGTAAGCCTCTAATTAGAACAATTAAAGAAGAAGACTACACTGCCCAGAGATTAGAAGAGTTCACCAAAGCGCGCGCGGCGCTTGAAGCCCACAATTCAGGCAACAACGAATGCAACAAAGTAACTTAAAAACCAAAGAACTATTAGCAGTGCTGGATAATAACGATGGTGAAAGAGCCCTTTGCGAGTTCCTAGTAATCAACCCGTATGTGCTACTGGAATCATTGCGATATATAGGGAATCCAACCCGAATTATCGCACAATTCCCATTAGGCAACGACTTCATTTCCGACTTTGTTGTGATAGCTCCTTTTAGTGGAGCATTTGAAATCAAATTCATCGAGATTGAGCCTCCAAAATCTCCCTTCTTTAATCAAAACGGCAGTCTTTCTCAGCGCGCCAACAAAGCACTAGAACAAGTAAACAGCTGGAAAACATATATAACAAAGAACCGCCCTCAGTTGCTACGAGACCTAAAAAGATACGCAAACGAAAAGGATTTAATCCGAAAGCACAATGTGGATGACGCGTTAACATGCTCCGCAGGTATCGAGATCCACCACCCACAAATTGCATTATACTTCACCTTCGACATAATAATGAGCCGGCGCTCATTGCTAGATGCACGAGATTTAGAAAAAAAAGCTGAATTCAAAAACAACAACGATGTATCGCTAATATCTTGTGATCGACTACTGCAAGGCGCAGAAAGAATTGATCGAAATCCTCAAATATATTAATTATAATCTTTTTACCCCAAATTGAGTCAGGTGATTTCAAGTCAAAAATCAGCCGTGCACTTCCAAATAGAGAATAATTTTAGAGAATCGATTTTCATCACTAACTGGAAATAGTGCCGATATATAACATCCGGCGAATTTCCAGCCTCCTTGGCAACGCGCACCTCGTCCCCGATCATTGCCAGGCGATAGGAAATCCAACTGTGGCGGCAAATGTCCTCTTGCCACTCGACCACCTCGCGGATCTTCCGTGAATCTGAAGACGTATTGATCAAGGGCAGGTGTCGGTCCCTTGAGCATTTTAGCCAAGACAAGAGCGCCGGCTCGATAGGAACCACGCGCACGGCACGACGGCCGCGGATCTTCCCCCGCCCTAGTTTAGCGCGGTGCACCAAAAGTGGACTGAACTTCTGTCCACTTTGTCACGTTTGGCACTTTGGAGGGTTCGGGGACTACGCCCCGTTTTACCTCTCAAACACTGGAGCCGATGGTCGGGATCGAACCGACGACCTGCGGTTTACGATACCGCTGCTCTACCACTGAGCTACATCGGCCTTGCAGAGAAGGAACGGAAGAAACTCGCCCTGATTGCAATCGCAAGCCTCATTTTCCCTCCCGTGCCGCTCTCGACCGACCTCTTCGATTATACCCTGCCTCCCCACCTCGTCGCGCAAACACCTGCCGCGCGCCGCGACGCCTCGCGCCTGATGGTCGTCAATCGCGCCAGTCGCACCGTCTCGCACCACACGTTTGCCGATCTGCCGCAGTTTCTCCGCGCCGGAGACACCCTCTTTCGCAACAACGCCGCGGTTCTCCCCGCCCGCCTTCATGCCAAACGCCCCACCGGTGGCGTGATCGAGTGCCTTCTGCTCCGTCCCGATACCACGCATGGCGACAACGTCTGGTGGTGCCTCGTCCGCCCCGGGAAAAAACTTCCTGTCGATGCGACGTTTGCCCACGGCGACGACTTTTCGGGTAAAATCCTCGCCAAAGATCCCGAGGGCGCCGCGCTCATCCGCTTCACCACGCCCGCCGGTCAGTCCATCGTCGATGTGGCCAACCGCCTCGGCGACGTCCCCCTCCCGCCTTACATCGAGCGCGCCGATCCGACCGCCGATCGTCCGCGTGACATCGAGCGCTACCAAACCGTTTACGCCGACCGTGGCCGCCAGGTCGCCGTCGCCGCGCCCACCGCCGGACTCCATTTCACGCCCGAGTTGCTCGCCACCCTCGCCTCGCAAGGCGTCGACGCCGCCGAGGTCACGCTCCACGTGGGCCTCGGCACCTTCAAACCCATCGACGCCGCCACCGTCGAGGATCACGCCATCCACCGCGAACTCTACGAACTCCCCGTCGCCACCCAGCGCGCGCTTTTCCCCGCCACGCGCACCGCGAGCGGCCGTCGTATCGCCGTGGGCACTACAACCGTGCGCTCGGTCGAGGACTTTCTCTCGAAGCATTCCTCGGCGCTCGATCACCCGCATTTCGCCGAGGCCGGCATTTTCATTTATCCGCCGCGCACCTTCGCCGGAGTGGATGCGCTGATCACCAACTTTCACCAGCCCCGCTCCACGTTACTCTGCCTCATCTCGGCGTTTCTTACTCCCGGTTCGACCGAGGGCATCGCCTGGTTCAAGGAAATCTACGCCGAGGCCATCGCCCGCGAATACCGGTTCTTCAGCTACGGCGACGCGATGCTGATTCTGTAAATCATCCGCTCACTTGCTCTTTTACCGGCAACGGATTGCCTCAGCGGAATTCGCATGACCACACCCGCTCCGGCCACCGAATCCAACTCCGCCCCTGCCGGCATCGCGGCCTGGCGTATTCTCCTGCGCATGCTGGCGGGATTTTTTGCGATGTTCTCCTTCGCTTTCTGGGCTGCCGCGGGTTGGAACCTCGGCTGGACCAAGACCCAGATTCCCATGAAGCAGATCGACGAGGTCACCGGCATCGAGTTTGTGACATATAAGGATCATTTTATGCCCGGCGTGGAACTCTTCGGCCCGGCGCTTTTCCTCTGTCTCGTCCTCTTCGCGATCACTTTCATCCGGCGTAAAAAACCCGCCGGCCGCAGTTAATCTTCCTATTATGAAACCCACCCTGCTCCTCGCCTCGCTCGCCCTCGCCACGTCCCTCACCGCCGCCCCGACTTCCTTCGATTTCAAGGATCCGAAAGGCGTCAACGCCGTCCAGTTTCACCTCGATTCCCTGCTCGAGCCGATCTCCGGCACCGCCAGCGGAGTCACCGGCACCGTGAGCTTCGACCCCGAAGCTCCTGCGGCCACCACCGGCAAGATCGTGATCGAAGCCGCGTCGCTCAAGGTCTCCAACTCGACCATGACCGGCCACCTCCTTAGCGACGGTTGGATCGACGCCAAGGGCAGCCCCGAAATCACCTTCGAACTGGTGAAACTCGACAACGCAAAGACCACCGGCACCACCACGACCGCCGACGCCACGGGCAAATTTACGCTTAAGGGAGTGACCAAGGAAATCACCGTGCCGGTCAAACTCACCTACCTCGCCGGCCAGTTCGGCAAGCGCATCGGCAAGCCCGAGATGGGCGGCGACCTGCTGGTCGTGCGCGGCGAATTCACCATCAACCGCGGCGACTACGGAATCAAACCCGGCGAGAACGAGG
It encodes the following:
- a CDS encoding efflux RND transporter permease subunit; translated protein: MSLSTPFIRRPIATTLLTIGLFIIGLIAFPLLPVAPLPQVEFPTIQISANLPGASPETMASSVATPLENQLAQIAGITQMSSTSTLGSTSITLQFDLDIAINSAAQEVQSAINAAGGQLPEDLPSPPTYRKVNPADAPIMILSVRSDVLPLTEVSDYANNVVAQQLSQLPGISQVTVAGQLKPAVRVQVDPARLASLGLSMEDVRGVIASATINSPKGNLDGDRQSLAIYANDQLVTAAPYNDLVIAYRNGAPIRVRDIGRAIDGPENVRSAAWLQGKRGVGLIIFKQSNANVIETVERIRALIPALQDSVPPALKVEVLIDRTGTIRASVAEVELHLVLTMILVTVVVFAFLRDLRATLISSVVVPISIVSTFAVMYALGYSLNNLSLMALTITVGFVIDDAIVMLENIYRHIEDGMKPMDAALKGAKEIGFTILSITLSLVAVFIPVLLMGGIIGRLFREFAVTVTIAVLISAFVSLTFIPMLSSLYLRPHHPPKGNTLRARLDRFLEGTLTGMESIYARGVRFVLAHQRTTLVSLLLTFALTAAVFIKMPKGFFPEQDTGFITSTIEAAPDISFTAMNGRMEQVVAIIQADPSVEAFQAFLGRGGGSANTGRAFINLKPRGQRDPVNTVMTRLRQKINAIPGIAFFPQSRQDLRIGGLSSKTQYQYTLRDVSSDILNDWAPRIQARLAELPQLRDVTSDQESNAPALTVEIDRQAASRFGIPASAINQALYNAFGQRQITQFYTQVSQYKVIIEVPPEQQADTSTFSRLFLTSPLTGGQVPLSSLVKVDPRATKPLSINHLGQYPSVTISFNLAPNVALGEAVTAIERASNDLGSPATLTGSFQGSAQAFQDSLKSQPLLILAAIVAIYIILGMLYESYIHPLTILSTLPSAGLGALLTLWAFGHDLGVIAIIGILLLIGIVKKNAIMMIDFAIEAERERKMSPHDAIYEACLKRFRPIMMTTLAAMIGGIPLALGHGDGSELRQPLGYAIVGGLILSQMLTLFTTPVVYLAFDRLAHRRRKPAAG
- a CDS encoding Shedu anti-phage system protein SduA domain-containing protein; its protein translation is MQQSNLKTKELLAVLDNNDGERALCEFLVINPYVLLESLRYIGNPTRIIAQFPLGNDFISDFVVIAPFSGAFEIKFIEIEPPKSPFFNQNGSLSQRANKALEQVNSWKTYITKNRPQLLRDLKRYANEKDLIRKHNVDDALTCSAGIEIHHPQIALYFTFDIIMSRRSLLDARDLEKKAEFKNNNDVSLISCDRLLQGAERIDRNPQIY
- a CDS encoding efflux RND transporter periplasmic adaptor subunit, producing MKNSLRSVAMLATALGGVILLSACGQKKPAAAPRAISVEITEATTRDVPIWLNGIGNVQANNTVTVRPRVSGELESIQFTEGQEIKVGDILAQIDSRPYKAALAQALAQLAQSEAQNANDLREYERIKGLVATNTESRQLLDQREATRAQSAALVQAAQAAVDNAKLNLDFTTVRAPIGGHTGVRLLDAGNLVTASQNNGLVVITQTKPISVLFTLPQQYFLDIRRGITAAGANNALPVEALDDAGRTLASGKLELIDNQIDTSTGTLRLKAVFPNDDQTLWPGQFVNARVLVQTLPQALNIPTEAVQPGLDGPFAYVVKADSTVEPRNLKLGPSVNGITVVQSGLAAGDRVVREGQNKLEPGSRVELAKPTPAPASAASGSANTPAAAK
- a CDS encoding YceI family protein is translated as MKPTLLLASLALATSLTAAPTSFDFKDPKGVNAVQFHLDSLLEPISGTASGVTGTVSFDPEAPAATTGKIVIEAASLKVSNSTMTGHLLSDGWIDAKGSPEITFELVKLDNAKTTGTTTTADATGKFTLKGVTKEITVPVKLTYLAGQFGKRIGKPEMGGDLLVVRGEFTINRGDYGIKPGENEDKVSNEIKLTLAIVGSAPKA
- a CDS encoding LON peptidase substrate-binding domain-containing protein, giving the protein MEMEIVVPDEVPMMTLPNLAFFPQALLPLHIFEPRYREMLGDVLAANRLFAVGGLNPRKPDDFESPHRIATMGIVRACQENKDGTSNLLLQGLVRVRIENIIREEPYRTVSIRALSSEAGADEEENLKLRARLSRLLSTRQRLSGEASSELSRFLKSVHDPEIFVDLAAFSFCENPRLKQKLLETLNVHQRLALFTEDVRADIESIKLRQKLQGGLSNDHIADN
- the queA gene encoding tRNA preQ1(34) S-adenosylmethionine ribosyltransferase-isomerase QueA, whose product is MPLSTDLFDYTLPPHLVAQTPAARRDASRLMVVNRASRTVSHHTFADLPQFLRAGDTLFRNNAAVLPARLHAKRPTGGVIECLLLRPDTTHGDNVWWCLVRPGKKLPVDATFAHGDDFSGKILAKDPEGAALIRFTTPAGQSIVDVANRLGDVPLPPYIERADPTADRPRDIERYQTVYADRGRQVAVAAPTAGLHFTPELLATLASQGVDAAEVTLHVGLGTFKPIDAATVEDHAIHRELYELPVATQRALFPATRTASGRRIAVGTTTVRSVEDFLSKHSSALDHPHFAEAGIFIYPPRTFAGVDALITNFHQPRSTLLCLISAFLTPGSTEGIAWFKEIYAEAIAREYRFFSYGDAMLIL